A stretch of the Tardiphaga sp. 709 genome encodes the following:
- a CDS encoding PAS domain-containing hybrid sensor histidine kinase/response regulator, whose product MAKGVFRIKVYFRRFARRFPLLAFVIRSFVMFSAAFGGAYGFISGSTSKDSGYDPHAFAIGASFLFALACVALATMSIRMRFMGKRMRKLTAHNEALVDRNWELKEAEERARSLFEAQGDLIVIRDSEGCITFVNDAYCTLAEQSREALIGSRFELTLLEQGDIANEPNGTSVHDQKIATATGPRWIAWREGLVRIDAGQPAELQCVGRDVTDRTQTERALGEARDHANAANRAKSRFLAMASHEIRTPLNGILGMSGLLLDTPLTPEQTTYAKAVKTSGDALLSLIEELLDYSKIEAGKIDLEHRPFALAGLIEDITELLAPRAQARNLEIAAYVDERLPLTVMGDAARLRQVLLNLAGNAIKFTATGGVALIVEPGIWPNEISFLVRDTGIGIAPDAQQRIFREFEQADEGTARHYGGTGLGLSISERIVKRMNGRITLQSELGAGSTFEVSIPMVASDSGTATFVPPDLTGLSVMLVAPQTIEASLTALRLGRWGAQTCTVSDLAVAQALLPERSWHAVMIDRALGADAAEQLANAAIPHALRRIVLFTPAMRHELQPTTPSAFTGYLVKPLRATSLAARLTLQTDSPTIAADDPLDRDPATPEPTAAMAPSLSILVAEDNEINALLMRSLLTRLGHKPVVTTNGEEALESWLASDSAGTPYDLVLMDIQMPKLDGIETTKRIRAREAGQRVRRTPILALTANALVEDRYACFEAGMDGFLMKPLDRDKLAEALKGLAKTRHVAA is encoded by the coding sequence GTGGCGAAAGGTGTTTTCCGGATCAAGGTCTACTTCCGCCGCTTCGCGCGCCGTTTTCCGTTGCTTGCTTTCGTCATTCGCTCCTTCGTGATGTTCTCGGCTGCCTTCGGTGGCGCCTATGGTTTCATCTCTGGTTCGACCTCCAAAGACTCCGGCTACGATCCGCACGCTTTTGCGATCGGCGCCAGCTTCCTGTTCGCGCTGGCCTGCGTCGCCCTGGCCACCATGAGCATTCGCATGCGCTTCATGGGCAAGCGGATGCGCAAGCTGACTGCGCACAACGAAGCCCTGGTCGACCGGAACTGGGAATTGAAGGAAGCCGAAGAGCGCGCGCGCAGCCTGTTCGAGGCACAGGGCGACCTCATTGTGATCCGCGACAGCGAAGGCTGCATCACCTTCGTCAACGATGCCTATTGCACGCTGGCGGAACAATCGCGCGAAGCATTGATCGGCAGCCGCTTCGAACTCACGCTGCTGGAGCAGGGCGATATCGCCAACGAGCCCAACGGCACCAGCGTGCACGATCAGAAGATCGCCACGGCGACCGGTCCGCGCTGGATCGCTTGGCGCGAAGGTCTGGTGCGGATCGATGCGGGCCAGCCCGCCGAGTTGCAATGCGTGGGTCGCGATGTCACCGACCGCACCCAGACCGAGCGCGCCCTCGGTGAAGCGCGCGACCATGCCAATGCCGCCAACCGCGCCAAGTCGCGTTTCCTTGCGATGGCGTCGCATGAAATCCGCACGCCGCTGAACGGCATTCTCGGCATGAGCGGCTTGCTGCTCGATACGCCGTTGACACCCGAACAGACCACTTACGCCAAGGCCGTGAAGACCTCCGGCGATGCGCTGCTGTCGCTGATCGAGGAGTTGCTGGATTACTCCAAGATCGAGGCCGGCAAGATCGATCTGGAACATCGCCCCTTTGCACTAGCCGGATTGATCGAGGACATCACCGAATTACTGGCGCCGCGTGCGCAGGCCCGCAATCTCGAAATCGCGGCCTATGTCGACGAGCGACTGCCGCTGACAGTGATGGGCGATGCGGCGCGCCTGCGGCAAGTGCTGCTCAATCTCGCCGGCAATGCCATCAAGTTCACGGCGACCGGCGGCGTAGCGCTGATCGTCGAACCCGGCATCTGGCCGAACGAAATCTCTTTCCTGGTGCGCGACACCGGCATCGGCATCGCGCCGGATGCGCAGCAGCGTATCTTCCGCGAATTCGAACAGGCAGACGAGGGCACCGCGCGCCACTATGGCGGAACGGGTCTTGGCCTCAGCATCAGCGAGCGTATCGTCAAGCGCATGAACGGCCGTATCACGCTGCAAAGCGAACTCGGCGCCGGTTCGACCTTCGAAGTGTCGATCCCAATGGTCGCGTCCGACAGCGGCACCGCGACCTTCGTGCCGCCGGATCTTACGGGCCTTTCGGTGATGCTGGTGGCGCCACAAACCATCGAAGCTTCGCTCACAGCCCTGCGACTCGGGCGATGGGGCGCGCAGACCTGCACTGTCTCCGATCTCGCCGTCGCGCAAGCGCTGCTGCCCGAACGTTCATGGCACGCCGTCATGATCGATCGCGCTCTTGGTGCTGACGCTGCCGAGCAGCTTGCGAACGCTGCAATTCCGCACGCGCTGCGACGGATCGTGCTGTTCACGCCGGCGATGCGTCATGAGCTGCAGCCCACAACGCCGAGTGCGTTCACCGGGTATCTGGTGAAGCCACTGCGCGCGACCTCGCTCGCCGCGCGCCTGACATTGCAGACGGACTCACCGACAATCGCCGCCGATGATCCGTTGGATCGTGATCCGGCCACACCGGAACCAACGGCGGCGATGGCACCCAGCCTCTCGATCCTGGTCGCCGAAGACAATGAGATCAATGCGCTACTGATGCGCTCGTTGCTGACGCGGCTTGGCCACAAGCCCGTCGTGACCACCAATGGCGAAGAGGCACTGGAATCTTGGCTCGCCTCCGACTCCGCAGGTACGCCCTATGACCTCGTCCTGATGGATATCCAGATGCCGAAGCTCGACGGCATCGAGACCACCAAACGCATTCGCGCGCGCGAGGCCGGTCAACGCGTCAGGCGTACCCCGATCCTGGCCCTCACAGCGAATGCACTGGTCGAAGATCGCTATGCCTGTTTCGAGGCCGGCATGGACGGCTTCCTGATGAAGCCGCTGGACCGCGACAAGCTCGCCGAAGCCCTCAAGGGACTCGCCAAGACGCGGCACGTCGCCGCCTAG
- the gshB gene encoding glutathione synthase, whose product MTLNVAVQMDPIARINHKGDSTFAMLLEAQKRGHKLSYYTPDKLSLRGNDVVAPVQSLSVRDVEGDYFTLGDPTRTNMESFDVVLLRQDPPFDLAYITSTHLLERIHPKTLVVNDPASVRNAPEKIFVMGFSDLMPPTLISRDKDEINAFRAEHGAVVMKPLHGHGGAAVFRVLPQDMNFGSLYDLFSVTFKEQWVIQRFLPEVKHGDKRIILIDGEFAGAVNRVPAEDDLRSNMVRGGAAKATELSPREREICERVGPALRDLGLLFVGIDVIDGNLTEINVTSPTGIRAIAKLGGPDVAARVWDVIEAKRK is encoded by the coding sequence ATGACCTTGAACGTCGCCGTCCAGATGGACCCCATTGCGCGCATCAATCACAAGGGCGATTCGACCTTCGCGATGTTGCTGGAAGCCCAGAAGCGTGGCCACAAACTGTCCTATTACACGCCGGACAAGCTCTCGCTGCGCGGCAATGACGTGGTGGCGCCGGTGCAATCGCTGTCGGTGCGCGACGTCGAAGGCGATTACTTCACCCTCGGCGATCCCACCCGCACCAACATGGAATCCTTCGACGTGGTGTTGCTGCGGCAGGACCCGCCGTTCGATCTCGCTTATATTACCTCGACACATCTTCTGGAGCGCATCCATCCGAAGACGCTGGTGGTCAATGATCCTGCTTCCGTGCGCAACGCGCCGGAGAAGATCTTCGTGATGGGCTTCTCGGACCTGATGCCACCGACGCTGATCTCGCGCGACAAGGACGAGATCAATGCATTCCGCGCCGAGCATGGCGCGGTGGTGATGAAGCCGCTGCATGGCCATGGCGGCGCAGCGGTGTTTCGCGTGCTGCCGCAGGACATGAACTTCGGTTCGCTCTACGATCTGTTCTCCGTGACATTCAAGGAACAGTGGGTGATCCAGCGCTTCCTTCCCGAAGTGAAACATGGCGACAAACGCATCATCCTGATCGACGGTGAATTCGCCGGCGCGGTGAACCGCGTGCCGGCTGAAGACGATTTGCGCTCCAACATGGTGCGTGGCGGCGCCGCCAAGGCCACCGAACTCTCGCCGCGTGAGCGCGAAATCTGCGAACGTGTCGGACCGGCGCTGCGTGACCTCGGTCTGCTGTTCGTCGGCATCGATGTGATCGATGGCAATCTCACCGAGATCAACGTGACGTCGCCCACGGGCATTCGCGCCATCGCCAAGCTTGGCGGACCGGATGTCGCCGCGCGGGTCTGGGACGTGATCGAAGCGAAGCGGAAGTAA
- the rsmI gene encoding 16S rRNA (cytidine(1402)-2'-O)-methyltransferase, translated as MRATPLSSSPADAAAPSARTFTVSGHLLMAPKAVPGLHLVATPIGNLGDITLRALETLAGVDIIACEDTRITRRLTERYGISGTLKQYHEHNAEQARPKILEKLSQGASIALVSDAGTPLISDPGFKLVREVTAAGFSVISLPGPSSVLAALAVSALPTDRFFFEGFLPSRQMARRSRLTELAAIDATLVMFESGNRVQDTLVDLADIMGNRDAAICRELTKMHEEVNRGPIADLAKEADGLETRGEFVLVIGPPAADAQAMTEDDLDALLRSSLQRDSVKDAVAHAVELSGRPRRAVYARALELAKEIHRDSGDGED; from the coding sequence ATGCGCGCAACACCCCTTTCCTCATCGCCTGCGGACGCCGCGGCGCCGTCGGCCCGGACCTTCACGGTCTCCGGCCATCTGCTCATGGCACCGAAAGCTGTTCCGGGGCTGCATCTTGTGGCCACGCCGATCGGCAACCTTGGCGACATCACCCTACGCGCGCTGGAAACCCTGGCGGGGGTCGATATCATCGCCTGTGAAGACACCCGCATCACCCGCCGGCTCACCGAGCGCTACGGGATCTCCGGTACGCTCAAGCAGTATCACGAGCACAATGCCGAACAGGCGCGGCCGAAGATCCTCGAAAAGCTGTCGCAGGGCGCGTCCATCGCGCTGGTGTCGGATGCCGGCACACCATTGATTTCCGACCCCGGCTTCAAGCTGGTGCGCGAGGTCACCGCCGCAGGCTTCAGCGTGATCTCGCTGCCGGGGCCATCCTCGGTGCTGGCCGCGCTGGCCGTGTCGGCGCTGCCGACCGATCGCTTCTTCTTCGAGGGCTTTCTGCCATCGCGGCAGATGGCACGCCGCTCACGCCTCACGGAGCTGGCTGCCATCGACGCCACGCTAGTGATGTTCGAATCCGGCAACCGCGTGCAGGACACGCTGGTCGATCTCGCCGATATCATGGGCAACCGCGATGCGGCGATCTGCCGCGAGCTCACGAAGATGCATGAAGAGGTCAATCGCGGGCCGATTGCCGATCTGGCCAAGGAGGCCGATGGGCTGGAGACCCGCGGTGAATTCGTACTCGTCATCGGGCCACCGGCTGCGGATGCGCAGGCCATGACCGAGGACGATCTCGATGCCCTGCTGCGCAGCTCGTTGCAGCGCGATAGCGTCAAGGATGCCGTGGCGCATGCGGTCGAACTGTCCGGCCGGCCGCGCCGCGCCGTTTATGCCCGCGCGCTGGAACTGGCGAAGGAGATTCACAGGGACTCCGGTGATGGCGAAGACTGA
- a CDS encoding GNAT family N-acetyltransferase produces MHGNELVRPKQGFMQMLRPQNMSAAAQTAITWFKPPLHLDPANGIPVATTSLGRMGPLEVRLAQDKRDVKRAQRLRYKVFYKNGTAIADAATMLARRDKDAFDKICDHLLVVDHDAKPTLSGKQPVVGTYRLLRHEAAMQNGGFYTDSEFDLSGMIERHAGLRFLELGRSCVLPRYRNKRTVELLWQGIWSYVRQNKFDVMIGCASFEGTDPDRLALPLSFLHHNARAPEAWRARAHPSRYVEMNRMAADAIDTKAALRALPPLIKGYLRIGAMIGDGAVIDHQFGTTDVLIVMPVTSIGARYIEHFSTDASRHAA; encoded by the coding sequence ATGCACGGCAACGAACTGGTGCGACCGAAGCAGGGTTTCATGCAGATGTTGCGGCCCCAGAACATGAGCGCCGCTGCGCAAACTGCGATCACCTGGTTCAAGCCGCCGCTGCATCTCGATCCCGCCAACGGTATTCCAGTCGCCACTACTTCGCTGGGCCGGATGGGTCCGCTCGAAGTTCGCCTCGCGCAGGACAAGCGCGACGTAAAGCGCGCGCAGCGTCTGCGCTACAAGGTATTCTACAAGAACGGCACCGCGATCGCCGACGCCGCCACGATGCTGGCACGCCGCGACAAGGATGCATTCGACAAGATCTGCGATCACCTTCTCGTCGTCGATCACGACGCCAAGCCCACGCTATCCGGCAAGCAGCCGGTGGTCGGCACCTATCGCCTGCTACGCCACGAGGCGGCCATGCAGAATGGCGGCTTCTATACCGACAGCGAATTCGATCTGTCGGGGATGATCGAGCGCCATGCGGGTCTGCGGTTTCTCGAACTCGGTCGCTCCTGCGTGCTTCCGCGCTACCGCAACAAGCGCACCGTCGAATTACTGTGGCAGGGCATCTGGAGCTACGTGCGACAGAACAAGTTCGACGTCATGATCGGTTGCGCCAGTTTTGAAGGCACCGATCCGGATCGTCTGGCATTGCCGCTATCGTTTCTGCACCACAATGCGCGCGCGCCCGAAGCCTGGCGCGCCCGCGCGCATCCGTCGCGCTATGTCGAGATGAACCGGATGGCCGCGGATGCCATCGACACCAAGGCGGCGCTTCGTGCGCTACCGCCGCTGATCAAAGGCTATCTACGGATCGGCGCCATGATCGGCGACGGCGCCGTGATCGATCATCAGTTCGGCACCACCGACGTTCTGATCGTGATGCCGGTGACATCGATCGGCGCACGCTATATCGAGCATTTCAGCACGGACGCGTCACGCCACGCGGCGTAA
- a CDS encoding diguanylate cyclase domain-containing protein, translating into MSDRLPMTPDAPDDADLIAALKAQIEAQQAIIDQQAASLAHSRKIFDRSSAAARIGVWECDLSDESLVWTDVVYDIFDLPRGSTPIREEALACYPEESVRELTKRRSKAIEDRTGFSLDAEIITFKGNRRWIRITATVESVDGVAVRIFGMKQDITEEKILADRNRYLAEFDTLTGLANRSQFQTKLSLFDAASASKAKPFGALLLVDLDEFKPVNDCFGHAAGDACLTVVANRIRNICAGAELVARLGGDEFAVLLGPHAQFEEASETARAIVTQLGLPIDHRGQQLRVGASVGIALADNCTSSQLAAMADSALYAAKDAGRGTFRIYKRGAERRARDTSSAA; encoded by the coding sequence ATGTCAGATCGCTTGCCGATGACGCCAGACGCTCCGGATGATGCCGATCTGATCGCCGCGCTGAAGGCCCAGATCGAAGCCCAGCAAGCCATCATCGACCAACAGGCTGCTTCGCTGGCGCATAGCCGGAAGATCTTCGATCGCTCCTCGGCCGCGGCGCGAATCGGCGTCTGGGAATGCGACCTCTCCGATGAATCGCTGGTCTGGACCGATGTTGTCTACGACATCTTCGATCTACCGCGCGGCTCGACGCCGATTCGCGAGGAGGCGCTCGCCTGTTATCCAGAAGAATCCGTCAGGGAACTGACGAAGCGGCGCAGCAAGGCAATCGAAGATCGAACCGGCTTCAGTCTCGATGCGGAGATCATCACCTTCAAGGGTAACCGGCGCTGGATCAGGATCACGGCCACAGTCGAGTCGGTCGATGGCGTTGCCGTCCGCATCTTCGGCATGAAGCAGGACATCACCGAAGAGAAAATTCTGGCGGATCGCAATCGCTATCTCGCCGAGTTCGATACGCTGACCGGACTCGCCAATCGCAGCCAGTTTCAAACCAAGCTGTCGCTGTTCGATGCGGCGTCGGCCAGCAAGGCAAAGCCGTTCGGCGCGCTGCTGCTGGTCGATCTCGATGAATTCAAGCCGGTCAATGACTGCTTCGGCCACGCCGCCGGCGATGCCTGCCTGACTGTCGTTGCAAATCGAATCCGCAACATCTGCGCCGGCGCGGAACTGGTGGCGCGCCTTGGCGGTGATGAGTTTGCCGTTCTGCTGGGGCCTCACGCACAATTCGAGGAAGCCTCTGAGACCGCGCGGGCCATCGTCACGCAGCTAGGCCTGCCGATCGATCATCGAGGACAACAGTTGCGGGTCGGCGCTTCGGTCGGCATCGCACTGGCCGATAACTGCACGTCATCGCAATTGGCAGCCATGGCCGACTCGGCGCTCTATGCGGCGAAGGATGCCGGACGCGGCACGTTCCGGATCTACAAACGCGGTGCGGAGCGGCGCGCGCGGGATACGTCATCGGCGGCGTGA
- a CDS encoding YraN family protein gives MAKTDKVSAPKPTARPAAPERVAAFNTGLSAESRAAALLLAKGYRILARRFRTPHGEIDIVARKRNLIAFVEVKARASLNEAAYAVTPRQQARIMDAAQGWLMAHPEHAEFDLRFDVVLIAPRHLPRHLLAAFDAST, from the coding sequence ATGGCGAAGACTGACAAAGTCTCCGCACCGAAGCCCACAGCCAGACCGGCTGCGCCGGAGCGCGTCGCCGCGTTCAATACCGGCCTCTCAGCCGAAAGCCGTGCCGCTGCTTTATTGCTGGCCAAGGGCTATCGCATCCTCGCCCGCCGCTTTCGTACCCCGCATGGCGAGATCGACATCGTCGCTAGGAAGCGCAACCTGATCGCCTTTGTCGAGGTGAAGGCCCGCGCCAGCCTGAACGAGGCCGCCTATGCGGTGACGCCGCGCCAGCAGGCCCGGATCATGGATGCCGCCCAGGGCTGGCTGATGGCACATCCCGAACATGCGGAATTCGACCTTCGTTTTGACGTCGTGCTGATTGCGCCAAGACATTTGCCACGCCATCTGTTAGCGGCATTCGACGCCTCGACCTGA
- a CDS encoding MBL fold metallo-hydrolase, translated as MTSDVSRRSLLSLGAGLGANLLAPGLIGSASAKAPKLGTQAPYFHRFMLGSAEVTVVSDGPLPLGDPSGTFVGVPKEDVQKMLTDNFLSSSNVVLEQNAPIVNMGDKLILFDTGMGTSQLFGNTTGRLQKSMAEAGIKPGDIDAVVCSHAHIDHIGGIVDANDKPLFPNAQVYLSEEDFKFWTDESKLGSPLKDFIVHARKNLLPVKDRLVFFKDGQEFLPGITAMHAPGHTFGHHMFMIQSDGKSFAFLGDLTHHQVLLLEKPRMEFAYDSDPKMAAATRVKMLDMLVANKTAVMSYHFAWPGYGHVVKSGDGFRYIAEPMVMNL; from the coding sequence ATGACTTCAGACGTTTCGCGAAGGTCCCTGCTCTCGCTCGGCGCAGGGCTGGGCGCTAATCTCCTCGCTCCCGGCCTCATCGGCAGCGCATCGGCCAAGGCACCAAAGCTCGGCACACAGGCGCCCTACTTCCACCGTTTCATGTTAGGCAGTGCGGAAGTCACCGTTGTCTCCGACGGACCTTTGCCGCTCGGCGATCCCTCCGGCACATTCGTCGGCGTGCCCAAGGAAGACGTGCAGAAGATGTTGACGGATAATTTCCTCAGCAGCAGCAATGTCGTGCTCGAACAGAACGCGCCGATCGTCAACATGGGCGACAAGCTCATCCTGTTCGACACCGGCATGGGCACGTCACAACTGTTCGGCAACACCACGGGCCGCCTGCAGAAGAGCATGGCCGAGGCCGGTATCAAACCTGGCGATATCGACGCTGTGGTGTGCTCCCATGCCCATATCGATCATATCGGCGGCATCGTCGATGCCAATGACAAGCCGCTGTTTCCCAATGCGCAGGTCTATCTCAGCGAGGAAGATTTCAAGTTCTGGACCGACGAAAGTAAACTCGGTTCGCCGCTAAAGGACTTCATCGTCCATGCCCGCAAGAACCTGCTGCCAGTGAAGGATCGCCTGGTGTTCTTCAAGGACGGACAGGAGTTCCTGCCGGGCATCACCGCGATGCATGCGCCCGGGCACACGTTTGGCCACCATATGTTCATGATCCAGTCGGACGGAAAGTCCTTCGCATTCCTCGGCGATCTTACCCATCATCAAGTGCTGTTGCTGGAGAAGCCGCGGATGGAGTTCGCCTATGATTCCGATCCGAAGATGGCGGCGGCGACGCGGGTGAAGATGCTGGACATGCTGGTAGCCAACAAGACCGCCGTGATGTCTTACCACTTCGCCTGGCCGGGCTATGGCCATGTGGTCAAATCAGGCGACGGCTTCCGCTATATCGCCGAGCCGATGGTGATGAATCTCTAG
- a CDS encoding YifB family Mg chelatase-like AAA ATPase gives MVQRVSTVAFEGIEARAVDVQVQVVPGLPNFLIVGLPDKAVSEARERVRAALVASGLALPARRIIVNLAPADLPKEGSHYDLPIALGLMAAIGAIPPDALTGFTVLGELGLDGSLAPVAGVLPAAIGANARDEGLICPAACGAEAAWASPDIQIIAATSLIQIANHFKGTQVLSRPQPRIHAREETLLDLRDIKGQESAKRALEIAAAGGHHLLMAGSPGSGKSMLAARLPSILPPLSPAELLEVSMIASVAGEIKDGALTSRRPFRAPHHSASMAALTGGGLRARPGEISLAHQGVLFLDELPEFDPRVLDSLRAPLENGEVAVSRANHRVTYPARFMLVAAMNPCRCGHAFEPGFSCKRGRIDRCTSDYQARISGPLMDRIDLRIEVPAVTAADLILPPPSEGSAEVAARVAAARDLQTMRYAAAGLAGTHTNASAPASVLETVAQPDAQGLTLLRDAAETMRLTARGYHRVLRVARTLADLDGAEKIGRLHLAEALSYRALAEDVRRAA, from the coding sequence ATGGTTCAACGCGTTTCCACCGTAGCCTTTGAGGGGATCGAGGCCCGCGCGGTCGACGTGCAGGTTCAGGTCGTGCCCGGCCTGCCGAATTTCCTGATCGTCGGCCTGCCCGACAAGGCAGTGTCCGAGGCCCGCGAACGGGTCCGCGCGGCGCTGGTCGCCTCGGGTCTGGCGCTGCCGGCGCGACGCATCATCGTTAATCTCGCACCGGCTGACTTACCGAAGGAAGGCAGCCATTACGATCTGCCGATTGCGCTGGGACTGATGGCTGCGATCGGCGCGATTCCGCCGGATGCATTGACGGGCTTCACTGTACTCGGTGAACTCGGCCTCGATGGTTCGCTCGCTCCCGTGGCCGGCGTACTGCCTGCAGCGATCGGCGCCAACGCGCGCGACGAGGGATTGATCTGTCCGGCAGCCTGCGGCGCGGAAGCCGCCTGGGCCAGCCCAGACATTCAGATCATCGCCGCGACATCGCTGATCCAGATCGCCAATCACTTCAAAGGTACGCAGGTTCTGTCGCGGCCGCAGCCGAGAATACATGCGCGTGAGGAAACGCTGCTGGATCTGCGGGACATCAAGGGACAGGAAAGTGCCAAACGCGCGCTGGAAATCGCTGCGGCAGGCGGCCATCACCTGCTGATGGCCGGCAGTCCCGGATCGGGAAAATCCATGCTGGCGGCACGGCTGCCGTCGATCCTGCCGCCGCTGTCGCCGGCGGAGCTGCTCGAAGTCTCGATGATTGCATCGGTGGCCGGCGAGATCAAGGACGGCGCACTCACCTCACGCCGGCCGTTCCGCGCACCGCATCATTCCGCCAGCATGGCCGCCCTCACCGGCGGCGGGTTGCGCGCGCGGCCGGGCGAGATTTCGCTGGCGCATCAGGGGGTGCTGTTTCTCGATGAACTGCCAGAGTTCGATCCGCGCGTGCTGGATTCGCTGCGCGCACCGCTCGAGAATGGCGAGGTGGCGGTCTCGCGCGCCAATCACCGCGTCACCTATCCTGCGCGATTCATGCTTGTTGCTGCGATGAATCCATGCCGGTGCGGTCACGCTTTCGAGCCGGGCTTCTCCTGCAAGCGCGGCCGCATCGATCGCTGCACCTCGGATTATCAGGCGCGCATCTCCGGCCCCTTGATGGATCGCATCGATCTGCGCATCGAAGTGCCCGCGGTGACCGCGGCGGATCTCATTCTGCCGCCACCGTCGGAAGGTTCCGCCGAAGTTGCGGCGCGTGTCGCCGCCGCGCGCGATCTGCAGACCATGCGTTATGCCGCGGCGGGATTAGCGGGCACACATACCAATGCTTCCGCGCCCGCCTCCGTGCTGGAAACGGTTGCGCAGCCGGATGCGCAGGGACTGACATTGTTGCGCGATGCCGCCGAAACGATGCGACTGACCGCGCGCGGCTATCACCGCGTGCTGCGCGTGGCGCGGACGCTGGCGGATCTCGACGGCGCCGAGAAAATCGGGCGGCTGCATCTGGCCGAGGCGCTGTCTTACCGCGCGCTGGCGGAGGACGTTCGACGGGCTGCTTGA
- the coaA gene encoding type I pantothenate kinase: MDMRADQQYNPYRNFSREQWAKLRDDTPMTLEAGEIAALRSMYDRLDLREVEEIYLPLSRLLSIYVTATQRLYYAQRKFLGIEDRKMPYIIGVAGSVAVGKSTTARVLQALLARWSPRPKVDLVTTDGFLYPNAVLEREGIMQKKGFPESYDLPTLLQFLSDIKAGRNAVRAPVYSHLTYDVVPNKWVEVDQPDILIVEGVNVLQTGRLPRDGKAVPVVSDFFDFSVYIDADEPVLRDWYVRRFLALRDTAFHDPRSYFNRYALLSDEEATATALAIWERTNLANLEDNILPTRPRATLILKKGADHVVENVALRRL, from the coding sequence ATGGATATGCGGGCAGACCAACAATACAATCCCTATCGGAATTTCTCGCGGGAGCAGTGGGCCAAGCTGCGCGACGATACGCCGATGACGCTGGAGGCCGGCGAGATCGCCGCCCTGCGTTCGATGTACGATCGCCTCGACCTGCGCGAGGTCGAAGAGATTTACCTGCCGCTGTCCCGCCTGCTCTCGATCTATGTCACGGCGACGCAACGTCTGTATTACGCGCAGCGCAAATTCCTCGGCATCGAGGATCGCAAGATGCCCTATATCATCGGTGTCGCCGGATCGGTGGCTGTCGGCAAGTCGACCACCGCCCGCGTGCTGCAGGCGCTGCTCGCAAGATGGTCGCCGCGGCCCAAGGTCGATCTCGTCACAACGGACGGCTTTCTCTATCCGAATGCGGTGCTCGAGCGCGAAGGCATCATGCAGAAGAAGGGCTTTCCCGAAAGCTACGATCTGCCGACGCTGCTGCAGTTTCTCAGCGACATCAAAGCCGGCCGCAATGCCGTCCGCGCGCCTGTGTATTCGCATCTCACTTATGACGTGGTTCCGAACAAGTGGGTCGAGGTCGATCAACCCGACATCCTGATCGTCGAAGGCGTCAACGTGCTGCAGACCGGGCGTCTGCCGCGCGACGGCAAGGCCGTGCCCGTGGTCTCCGACTTCTTCGACTTCTCCGTCTATATTGATGCCGATGAGCCGGTGCTGCGCGACTGGTATGTGAGACGGTTTCTGGCGCTGCGCGACACCGCATTCCACGATCCGCGATCGTATTTCAACCGCTACGCATTGCTGTCGGATGAAGAAGCCACGGCGACGGCGCTTGCGATCTGGGAGCGCACCAACCTCGCCAATCTCGAAGACAACATCCTGCCGACGCGACCGCGTGCTACGCTTATCCTCAAGAAGGGCGCGGATCACGTGGTGGAAAACGTCGCGCTGCGTCGCCTCTAA